The following are encoded together in the Mammaliicoccus vitulinus genome:
- a CDS encoding type I toxin-antitoxin system Fst family toxin produces MLEILVHITTTVISGCIIALFTHWLHNRKDK; encoded by the coding sequence ATGTTGGAAATCCTTGTTCACATCACGACCACAGTCATCAGTGGTTGTATTATTGCGTTATTTACGCATTGGCTGCATAATCGCAAAGACAAATAG
- a CDS encoding IS6-like element IS257 family transposase — translation MNYFRYKQFNKDVITVAVGYYLRYALSYRDISEILRERGVNVHHSTVYRWVQEYAPILYQIWKKKHKKAYYKWRIDETYIKIKGKWSYLYRAIDAEGHTLDIWLRKQRDNHSAYAFIKRLIKQFGKPQKVITDQAPSTKVAMAKVIKAFKLKPDCHCTSKYLNNLIEQDHRHIKVRKTRYQSINTAKNTLKGIECIYTLYKKNRRSLQIYGFSPCHEISIMLAS, via the coding sequence ATGAACTATTTCAGATATAAACAATTTAACAAGGATGTTATCACTGTAGCCGTTGGCTACTATCTAAGATATGCATTGAGTTATCGTGATATATCTGAAATATTAAGGGAACGTGGTGTAAACGTTCATCATTCAACGGTCTACCGTTGGGTTCAAGAATATGCCCCAATTTTATATCAAATTTGGAAGAAAAAGCATAAAAAAGCTTATTACAAATGGCGTATTGATGAGACGTACATCAAAATAAAAGGAAAATGGAGTTATTTATATCGTGCCATTGATGCAGAGGGACATACATTAGATATTTGGTTGCGTAAGCAACGAGATAATCATTCAGCATATGCGTTTATCAAACGTCTCATTAAACAATTTGGTAAACCTCAAAAGGTAATTACAGATCAGGCACCTTCAACGAAGGTAGCAATGGCTAAAGTAATTAAAGCTTTTAAACTTAAACCTGACTGTCATTGTACATCGAAATATCTGAATAACCTCATTGAGCAAGATCACCGTCATATTAAAGTAAGAAAGACAAGGTATCAAAGTATCAATACAGCAAAGAATACTTTAAAAGGTATTGAATGTATTTACACTCTATATAAAAAGAACCGCAGGTCTCTTCAGATCTACGGATTTTCGCCATGCCACGAAATTAGCATCATGCTAGCAAGTTAA
- the hxlA gene encoding 3-hexulose-6-phosphate synthase, whose product MKLQLAIDLLDQKEAAKLAQEVEEFIDIVEIGTPIVINEGLAAVEYMSKSVNDTQVLADLKIMDAAGYEVSQAVKFGADIVTILGVAEDASIKGAVEEAHKHGKELLVDMIAVQDLEKRAKELDALGADYIAVHTGYDLQAEGVSPLESLRTVKSVIKNSKVAVAGGITPETIQSVADENPDLIIVGGGIANADDPVEAAKQCRNAIEGK is encoded by the coding sequence ATGAAATTACAATTAGCAATCGATCTATTAGACCAAAAAGAGGCAGCAAAACTAGCTCAGGAAGTAGAAGAATTTATTGATATCGTAGAAATTGGAACACCAATAGTTATAAATGAAGGACTAGCTGCCGTTGAATATATGAGTAAGTCAGTTAATGACACACAAGTATTAGCTGATTTAAAAATCATGGATGCTGCTGGTTATGAAGTAAGCCAAGCTGTTAAATTTGGTGCAGATATTGTAACAATTTTGGGTGTAGCAGAAGATGCTTCTATTAAAGGTGCAGTTGAAGAAGCACATAAACATGGTAAAGAATTATTAGTTGATATGATCGCAGTTCAAGATTTAGAAAAACGTGCGAAAGAGTTAGATGCATTAGGTGCAGATTATATCGCTGTGCATACTGGTTACGATTTACAAGCTGAAGGTGTATCACCATTAGAAAGCTTACGTACAGTTAAATCAGTTATCAAAAATTCAAAAGTAGCAGTAGCAGGTGGTATTACACCAGAAACAATTCAATCTGTTGCTGATGAAAATCCAGATTTAATTATTGTTGGTGGTGGAATTGCCAATGCTGATGACCCTGTAGAAGCTGCAAAACAATGTAGAAACGCGATTGAAGGAAAGTAA
- a CDS encoding MarR family winged helix-turn-helix transcriptional regulator, translating to MELDNCINYLLSTSQNKVFKHFKSLLSSYNITPAEYGVLNCLINSNLNTPKTIGNTLNLEPSTISGILDKMSKKDLIIRQTDNENRRTVLISSTNKAKDLWPTLEKIAYQLNNDYFANLTSEEIILFKKVLLKINGSGF from the coding sequence ATGGAATTAGATAATTGTATAAATTATTTGCTAAGTACTTCACAGAATAAAGTGTTTAAACATTTTAAAAGTTTATTAAGTTCTTACAATATTACTCCAGCAGAATATGGTGTTTTGAATTGCTTGATTAATAGTAATTTGAATACACCTAAAACGATTGGTAATACTTTAAATTTAGAACCTTCAACAATATCTGGAATATTAGATAAGATGTCCAAAAAGGATCTAATAATACGTCAAACTGATAATGAAAATAGAAGAACTGTGTTAATAAGTAGTACAAATAAAGCAAAAGACTTATGGCCGACATTAGAAAAAATAGCTTATCAACTCAATAATGATTACTTTGCTAATTTAACTAGTGAAGAAATTATATTATTTAAAAAGGTATTACTAAAGATAAATGGAAGTGGCTTTTGA
- a CDS encoding winged helix-turn-helix transcriptional regulator, with the protein MFIIFYKTIVLRLSELQNKLPNINQRMLIIQLRELEQDKILKRPVYPVVSIFNTN; encoded by the coding sequence TTGTTTATCATCTTTTACAAAACAATCGTTTTAAGATTAAGTGAATTACAAAATAAACTACCTAATATCAACCAGCGCATGCTAATAATACAACTTAGAGAACTAGAGCAAGACAAAATTCTTAAAAGGCCAGTCTATCCAGTAGTATCGATATTCAATACAAATTAA
- a CDS encoding ATP-binding cassette domain-containing protein, giving the protein MNDIVIIGASQNNLKNVDITIPKHLVTVFTGRSGSGKSSLVFRTIAAESEQLLNESYSSYIQFHLNQQPKPKVKEIKNLPVAMTISQKRFNGNSRSTVGTVSDIYASVRLLWSRIGEPFVGYSDAFSFNSPNGMCETCEGLGYIEDINLNELLDWNKSLNEGAINFPSFGPDKERGKAYRDSGLFDNDKKLKAYTKEELDLFLYQEPIKLKTPPEEWRKSAKYVGLIPRFRRIFLGDKEFNKKRYAKHLKNVVETKICPTCNGQRLNSKILSCKIIEKNISDFTQMTVKENLAFLNKLNNPTAQFIIEPLRKQLEALDYIGLSYLTLNRVTTSLSGGEAQRLKLIRHLNSSLSDLVYIIDEPSVGLHPEDIAKINEILKSLKDKGNTVIIVEHDPDVIKEADYIIDMGPSSGAQGGEITFEGTYKELLSSNTSTGEALRIKHHLKKEVREAKSFYHLGPVIQNNLNNVTVDIPKHVLTVLTGVAGSGKSSLVKAGFTENDNTIFMDQKAVQGSNRSNLLTYLGVFDRVRNFFSKATGLNKSMFSYNSKGACPNCGGKGYIETELAFMGEFSQTCEVCHGKRYRSEVLNAKIDGYSIANLLEFTVDEGIRFFDKEMEIQSKLQAISKTGLNYITLGQPLSTLSGGEIQRVKLGQYLNEDVTDSIFIFDEPTTGLHEADIPTLIKCFNDLIRQNNTVILIEHNLSIMCEADWIIDVGPGPGLDGGKVQFSGLPINFVKENQTLTSKHLKLYTEKH; this is encoded by the coding sequence ATGAATGATATTGTCATTATAGGAGCTTCACAAAATAATTTAAAAAATGTAGACATAACTATACCTAAACATTTAGTAACAGTATTTACAGGACGTTCTGGTTCAGGTAAGTCATCACTGGTTTTCAGAACGATAGCTGCTGAATCTGAGCAACTTTTAAATGAAAGTTATTCTAGCTATATTCAATTTCATTTAAATCAGCAACCTAAACCAAAAGTAAAAGAAATTAAAAATCTTCCTGTAGCAATGACGATTAGTCAAAAAAGATTCAATGGTAATTCTCGCTCTACTGTAGGTACAGTGTCTGATATATATGCCTCTGTTAGATTGTTATGGTCAAGAATAGGTGAACCTTTTGTCGGTTATTCAGATGCCTTTTCATTTAACAGTCCTAATGGTATGTGTGAAACATGCGAAGGGTTAGGTTATATTGAAGACATTAATTTAAATGAGCTCTTAGATTGGAACAAATCTTTAAATGAAGGTGCTATTAATTTCCCTTCTTTTGGACCTGATAAAGAAAGAGGGAAAGCTTATCGTGATAGTGGGCTATTTGATAATGATAAAAAATTAAAAGCATATACAAAAGAAGAATTGGATTTGTTTTTGTATCAGGAACCAATAAAATTAAAAACCCCCCCGGAAGAATGGCGAAAATCAGCCAAATATGTGGGGCTTATACCTAGGTTTAGAAGAATATTTTTGGGAGATAAAGAATTTAACAAAAAACGTTACGCTAAGCATCTTAAAAACGTTGTAGAAACTAAGATTTGTCCAACTTGTAATGGCCAACGGTTAAATTCGAAAATTTTAAGTTGTAAAATTATAGAAAAGAATATTTCAGATTTTACGCAAATGACTGTAAAAGAAAATTTAGCATTTCTTAATAAGTTAAACAATCCAACAGCTCAATTTATTATCGAACCACTTCGAAAACAATTAGAAGCACTGGATTATATAGGGTTAAGCTATTTAACTCTTAATCGTGTAACCACTTCTTTATCAGGTGGAGAAGCACAACGTCTGAAGTTAATAAGACATTTAAACAGTTCACTATCTGATTTGGTTTATATCATTGATGAACCCAGTGTTGGTTTACACCCGGAGGATATTGCAAAAATAAATGAAATTTTGAAATCTTTAAAAGATAAAGGTAATACGGTAATAATTGTAGAACATGATCCTGATGTAATTAAAGAAGCAGATTATATTATTGATATGGGTCCAAGTTCAGGAGCGCAAGGTGGAGAGATAACATTTGAAGGAACATACAAAGAATTATTGTCTTCAAATACATCTACTGGTGAAGCACTACGTATCAAACATCACTTAAAAAAAGAGGTGCGTGAAGCAAAAAGTTTTTATCATCTTGGGCCGGTGATACAAAACAATTTGAATAATGTAACAGTTGATATACCCAAGCATGTTTTAACAGTTTTAACAGGAGTAGCAGGTTCCGGAAAAAGTTCACTTGTTAAAGCAGGTTTTACAGAGAATGATAATACAATATTTATGGATCAAAAAGCAGTACAAGGTTCCAATCGATCTAATTTACTAACTTATCTAGGTGTGTTTGATAGAGTCAGAAATTTTTTCAGTAAAGCAACCGGATTAAACAAATCAATGTTTAGTTATAATTCGAAAGGGGCTTGTCCTAATTGTGGTGGTAAAGGTTATATTGAAACAGAACTTGCGTTTATGGGCGAATTTTCACAAACATGCGAAGTATGTCATGGTAAACGTTATAGATCAGAGGTGTTAAATGCAAAAATAGATGGCTATTCTATTGCTAATCTTCTTGAATTTACTGTTGATGAAGGGATAAGATTTTTTGATAAAGAAATGGAGATTCAGTCTAAGTTACAAGCTATAAGTAAAACTGGATTAAATTACATAACGCTTGGACAACCTTTATCTACATTATCAGGCGGTGAAATTCAACGCGTTAAATTAGGTCAATATTTAAATGAAGACGTTACCGATAGTATTTTTATATTTGATGAACCTACGACGGGTCTACATGAAGCTGACATTCCTACGTTGATAAAGTGCTTTAATGACCTTATCAGACAAAATAACACGGTGATTTTAATTGAACACAATTTATCGATAATGTGTGAAGCAGATTGGATTATAGATGTAGGTCCAGGTCCTGGTTTAGATGGAGGTAAAGTACAATTTAGTGGCTTGCCTATAAACTTTGTTAAAGAGAACCAAACACTAACATCTAAGCATTTGAAACTTTATACAGAAAAGCATTAA
- a CDS encoding oxidoreductase produces the protein MFNALVVRKSESSVSYKVETVDESHLSKGDVLVKVEYSSINYKDMLGLQYKGGVIRDYPMIPGIDFAGIVESSANDKFKEGDNVLVTGYDVGMTHTGGFSEYAQVPGEWIVPLPQEMSIKESMLYGTAGFTAALSIFELEKYGMDIKSQPEILVSGATGGVGSVAIQILRKIGYENITAIVRKEKQIEIAKKLGAKQVIIIEDDNKPLKKGIFDYFLDTVGSNVTLYGLKRLNYQGVATVCGNVAGNSLNANILPFILRGIKLIGIDSVYVDHNIREDIWSKLANEWNIGDSLLYNEIGFEEFYKTIDQLLKGQHLGRTILKV, from the coding sequence ATGTTCAATGCGCTAGTAGTGAGAAAAAGTGAATCAAGTGTAAGTTATAAAGTAGAAACAGTTGATGAATCTCATTTATCGAAGGGCGATGTATTAGTAAAAGTAGAGTATTCTTCAATAAATTATAAGGATATGCTGGGTTTACAATATAAAGGCGGTGTAATTAGAGATTATCCTATGATTCCTGGTATAGATTTTGCTGGTATTGTTGAATCAAGTGCGAATGATAAGTTTAAAGAAGGCGATAATGTATTAGTTACTGGTTATGATGTCGGCATGACACATACAGGCGGATTTTCAGAATATGCACAAGTTCCGGGAGAGTGGATCGTTCCACTACCCCAAGAAATGTCTATTAAAGAATCTATGTTATATGGTACAGCTGGTTTTACGGCAGCACTATCCATTTTCGAACTAGAAAAATATGGAATGGATATCAAATCACAACCTGAAATTTTAGTATCTGGTGCTACAGGTGGTGTGGGAAGCGTTGCTATACAAATTTTACGTAAAATTGGATATGAAAATATCACTGCTATCGTAAGAAAAGAAAAGCAAATAGAAATCGCAAAAAAATTAGGTGCAAAACAAGTAATAATAATTGAAGATGATAATAAACCACTTAAAAAAGGTATTTTTGATTATTTCCTAGATACAGTGGGGAGTAATGTAACATTATACGGTTTAAAACGTCTAAATTATCAAGGTGTTGCTACTGTATGTGGAAATGTAGCTGGAAACTCACTTAACGCTAATATATTACCGTTTATTCTTAGAGGTATTAAATTAATTGGTATTGATTCTGTATATGTTGATCATAATATTCGTGAAGATATATGGAGTAAGTTAGCGAATGAATGGAATATAGGAGATTCACTTTTATACAATGAAATTGGATTTGAAGAATTTTATAAAACGATAGATCAGCTTTTAAAAGGACAACATTTAGGTAGAACTATTTTAAAAGTATAA
- a CDS encoding putative quinol monooxygenase, producing the protein MVNVALLVRLEAKPGKEAEVESFLRGALPVVQEESETIAWFAIRLGPTTFGIFDAFPDDTGRQAHLSGQVAAALTEKSPELFAEPPVIENIDVLASKLPK; encoded by the coding sequence ATGGTTAATGTAGCGCTATTGGTTCGACTTGAAGCAAAACCTGGAAAAGAAGCGGAAGTTGAAAGCTTCCTACGTGGGGCCCTACCTGTGGTTCAGGAGGAGTCAGAAACGATCGCATGGTTTGCGATCCGACTTGGACCTACGACATTCGGCATCTTTGACGCATTCCCGGACGACACAGGTCGTCAAGCACACCTTTCTGGTCAAGTGGCTGCGGCATTGACGGAGAAATCTCCTGAACTTTTCGCAGAGCCACCAGTGATTGAAAATATTGACGTCCTTGCTTCCAAGCTTCCTAAATAA
- a CDS encoding YhgE/Pip domain-containing protein, with protein sequence MKKPFEIFIEDIKNIRRVPFVIILLLGLSILPSFYAWFNLSSTWDPYNNTQGIKIAVVNEDKGAKVEGKNINVGDQLVEQLKKNDKFGWEFVNRKKADDGVEKGDYYASIYLHKTFSDEVTSIYHKKPKKAVIDYKVNEKLNAIAPKMTNAGASSIVDSLNKEFGENATQALLKEANQVGLDLENELPTLSKIKNAVYTAEDNLPKIEEFKEKVIEIDEHQDDITKYKDEFEALGNYKGDINEGVKKINEVNSKMGDINQAAQLITKLNAKMPEIESALAKANKVQQQFPKINKGVPQGIEATEKALAAINKAEQYLPELNRKLDQYEADAKKAQEKTEKANEKLKSEQDKDKKDNKDKDKKDNKDKKDNKDNDAKPDQSTEEPHQSSEEENKDDNHKEQNAEEQESDKEQADISKEETEEQASTEDQEKDNDIVTTQQAYEEEDTHKEENNQASKNVLTDQELNEMKSALSESLTALADYSNEQATMNKKDLESMQAINQSILMSQDSKQLADTVKNNQSRLQQGAAFNDSMIDILKELQKSEGIDTSSAISQFESANKDLQSVINGQSNLINALNNGKSGKEEVLALDKLIDSNLVSLDNLLKYTSSDFKTTLMEGVNQIDQALTKGIDDIATIRSSMNMIDNVIQTGKSSLQNGHDLLVSINNELPKLERKFNNVNEVAQTNFPKFKEQVGKGAYYVENELPNVQSEVKKLAQFSNNDLPTMIDKYDRAVQLIDDNLPEAQKEIHDLAEYARNDLPGIEEDIKKAAKKVREIDKDDTVHELIKLLKNDLKKQADIIAHPIELKEESLFSVPNYGTASTPFYTSLAIWVGALLLSNLLTTDIKNPEIKQKYSLRETFVGKSFIFIIIGVIQSIIVSLGDMFILGAAIDNRLLFILLSVLVSIVFISIVYTLVSLFGNVGKALAIVIMVLQIAGGGGTFPIQVTPKFFQAIHPYLPFTYAVDALREAVGGVVPEILIYNLICLVLFGVVIFTIGFIVKPILDPWKKKTIKRAEDSYLME encoded by the coding sequence TTGAAGAAACCATTTGAAATTTTTATTGAAGATATTAAAAATATCAGACGTGTGCCGTTTGTGATTATATTATTATTAGGTCTTTCTATTTTACCATCATTCTATGCGTGGTTTAATTTAAGTTCTACGTGGGATCCTTACAACAATACGCAAGGTATTAAAATTGCGGTCGTGAATGAAGATAAGGGTGCTAAGGTTGAAGGTAAAAATATTAACGTAGGTGACCAATTAGTTGAACAGTTGAAGAAGAACGATAAGTTTGGATGGGAATTTGTGAATCGTAAGAAGGCTGACGATGGTGTTGAAAAAGGTGATTATTATGCCTCTATATATTTACATAAGACTTTTTCTGATGAAGTCACGAGTATCTATCATAAGAAACCAAAGAAAGCCGTCATTGATTACAAAGTAAACGAGAAATTAAATGCGATTGCACCTAAAATGACAAACGCTGGTGCATCATCCATTGTAGATTCTTTAAATAAAGAGTTTGGCGAGAATGCAACGCAAGCATTATTAAAAGAAGCAAACCAAGTCGGTTTAGATCTTGAAAATGAATTACCTACTTTAAGCAAAATTAAAAATGCAGTATATACTGCTGAAGATAATCTTCCTAAAATAGAAGAGTTCAAAGAGAAAGTAATAGAAATTGATGAACATCAAGATGATATCACGAAGTATAAAGATGAATTCGAAGCGCTAGGAAATTACAAAGGCGACATTAATGAAGGCGTTAAGAAGATTAATGAAGTAAATAGTAAAATGGGTGATATTAACCAAGCAGCTCAATTAATTACGAAACTGAATGCTAAAATGCCTGAAATCGAAAGTGCGTTAGCAAAAGCGAATAAAGTACAACAACAATTTCCTAAAATCAATAAAGGTGTGCCTCAAGGTATTGAAGCAACCGAAAAAGCATTAGCAGCTATCAATAAAGCAGAGCAATATTTACCTGAATTAAATCGTAAATTAGATCAGTATGAAGCAGATGCTAAAAAAGCTCAGGAAAAAACTGAAAAAGCGAACGAAAAATTGAAATCAGAACAAGATAAAGACAAGAAAGATAATAAAGATAAAGACAAGAAAGATAATAAAGACAAGAAAGATAATAAAGATAACGACGCGAAACCTGACCAAAGTACAGAAGAACCTCACCAATCGTCAGAAGAAGAAAACAAAGACGATAATCATAAGGAACAAAATGCTGAGGAACAAGAAAGTGATAAAGAACAAGCTGATATTTCTAAAGAAGAAACAGAAGAACAAGCATCTACTGAAGATCAAGAGAAAGATAATGATATCGTAACAACACAACAAGCTTATGAAGAAGAAGATACTCATAAAGAAGAGAATAACCAGGCTTCTAAAAATGTATTAACTGATCAAGAATTAAACGAAATGAAATCTGCACTGAGTGAATCTTTAACAGCGCTCGCAGACTACAGTAACGAACAAGCAACTATGAATAAAAAAGATTTAGAAAGCATGCAAGCCATTAATCAAAGTATCTTAATGAGCCAAGACAGTAAACAACTTGCAGACACTGTGAAAAACAATCAATCACGATTACAACAAGGTGCGGCTTTTAATGATTCTATGATTGATATTTTAAAGGAACTTCAGAAATCTGAAGGTATTGATACTTCATCAGCCATTTCACAATTTGAATCAGCTAACAAAGATTTACAAAGTGTTATAAATGGCCAAAGCAATCTGATTAATGCTTTAAATAACGGTAAATCTGGCAAAGAAGAAGTACTAGCATTAGATAAATTAATAGATTCTAATCTCGTATCTTTAGACAATTTATTGAAATATACGAGCAGTGATTTTAAGACGACTTTAATGGAAGGCGTTAACCAAATCGATCAAGCGTTAACTAAAGGTATCGATGATATCGCGACGATTAGAAGTTCTATGAACATGATAGATAATGTGATTCAAACTGGGAAAAGTTCCTTACAAAATGGTCATGATTTATTAGTCAGCATTAATAATGAATTACCTAAACTTGAAAGAAAGTTTAATAACGTTAATGAAGTTGCACAAACAAACTTCCCTAAATTTAAAGAACAAGTTGGTAAAGGAGCTTATTACGTTGAAAATGAACTACCAAATGTTCAATCAGAAGTTAAAAAGCTCGCACAGTTCTCAAATAATGATTTACCGACAATGATTGATAAATACGATCGTGCTGTTCAATTAATAGACGACAACTTACCAGAAGCTCAAAAAGAAATTCATGACTTAGCAGAGTATGCGCGAAATGATTTACCAGGTATTGAAGAAGATATTAAGAAAGCAGCGAAGAAAGTTAGAGAAATAGATAAAGATGATACAGTTCACGAGCTGATTAAATTATTGAAAAATGATTTGAAGAAACAAGCTGATATTATCGCACATCCAATAGAATTAAAAGAAGAATCGTTATTTAGTGTGCCAAACTATGGAACAGCAAGTACACCATTCTATACCTCTTTAGCAATTTGGGTAGGTGCTTTACTATTATCTAACTTATTAACAACAGATATTAAAAATCCAGAAATTAAGCAGAAATATTCATTGAGAGAAACATTCGTTGGAAAGAGCTTTATATTCATTATAATAGGTGTCATACAGTCCATTATCGTGTCACTAGGAGATATGTTTATTTTAGGCGCAGCTATTGATAATAGATTATTATTTATACTATTATCTGTACTCGTTTCAATCGTATTTATAAGCATCGTCTATACATTAGTGTCCCTATTCGGCAACGTAGGTAAAGCATTAGCAATTGTCATTATGGTACTACAAATAGCAGGCGGAGGCGGAACATTCCCGATTCAAGTCACACCAAAATTCTTCCAAGCCATACATCCATATTTGCCGTTCACTTATGCCGTAGATGCATTGAGAGAAGCGGTCGGTGGCGTTGTACCAGAAATACTCATATACAATCTCATATGTCTCGTATTATTTGGCGTCGTCATATTCACAATAGGATTTATCGTTAAACCAATACTCGACCCATGGAAAAAGAAAACGATCAAACGCGCTGAAGACAGTTACTTAATGGAATAA
- the hxlB gene encoding 6-phospho-3-hexuloisomerase: MTEITNYRLILDEIDNTLSHVKDSEAEKFLKQIIKAEQVFVSGKGRSGFVVNSFAMRLNQLGKVAHVVGESTTPSITEKDLFVILSGSGSTEHLRLLADKAKSVGAEVVLLSTNATSEIGKLANAVIELPAGTKYDAEGSAQPLGSLFEQTSQVFLDSIVLDLMAELNVNEETMQQNHANLE, translated from the coding sequence ATGACAGAAATCACAAATTATCGTTTAATACTAGATGAAATAGACAACACATTATCACATGTGAAAGACAGTGAAGCCGAAAAGTTTTTAAAGCAAATTATTAAAGCAGAGCAAGTTTTTGTATCTGGAAAAGGACGTTCGGGTTTTGTAGTAAATAGTTTTGCGATGAGATTGAATCAGCTTGGAAAAGTTGCACATGTAGTTGGTGAGTCAACTACACCTTCCATTACCGAAAAAGATTTGTTTGTTATCCTTTCTGGCTCAGGTTCGACAGAGCATTTAAGATTATTAGCAGATAAAGCTAAATCTGTAGGTGCAGAAGTTGTGTTATTGTCAACAAATGCGACATCAGAGATTGGTAAACTTGCAAATGCAGTTATTGAATTACCGGCAGGGACGAAATATGATGCTGAAGGTTCAGCACAGCCTCTAGGTAGCCTATTTGAACAAACATCACAAGTGTTTTTAGATAGTATTGTTTTAGATTTAATGGCTGAGTTAAACGTTAATGAAGAAACAATGCAACAAAATCATGCTAATCTAGAATAA
- a CDS encoding Hsp20/alpha crystallin family protein: MAYDLKPFGKDYFDMTASELFRDFGRQIFSNLPDQKTIKTDINEKEDRYELKAELPGFSKDQIDISYENGMLIISGENNQVNEEKDNEGKVIQKERSYSNVKRMYSLNNIDEDNIEAKFEDGILSVDLPKTENNQRKVIDIK; encoded by the coding sequence ATGGCTTATGATTTAAAACCATTTGGAAAAGATTATTTTGATATGACTGCTAGTGAATTGTTTAGAGACTTTGGAAGACAAATTTTTAGTAATTTACCTGACCAAAAAACTATAAAAACTGATATTAATGAAAAAGAAGATAGATATGAATTAAAAGCTGAGCTTCCAGGCTTTTCAAAAGATCAAATAGATATTTCTTATGAAAATGGCATGTTAATAATTTCTGGAGAAAATAATCAGGTGAATGAAGAAAAAGATAATGAAGGTAAAGTAATTCAAAAAGAAAGATCATATAGCAATGTGAAGAGAATGTATTCACTTAATAATATAGACGAAGATAATATTGAAGCTAAATTTGAAGATGGTATTTTATCTGTAGATTTACCAAAAACTGAAAATAATCAAAGAAAAGTAATAGATATCAAGTGA